One Paucidesulfovibrio gracilis DSM 16080 DNA window includes the following coding sequences:
- a CDS encoding 3D domain-containing protein: MNIAIKFICIPLLVAGVVLQAVRLEAKDQRIDTLERDLRMAEYQVETATRTLAVTQALQKRLLEGKRVKTVTVTAYNPHEDQCDADPLVAASMRKVRTGTIAVSRDLFDQGWVFGKKVRIEGLGIFEINDLMNKRFSRSVDVFMWDESQALSFGRRQARAALLDI, from the coding sequence ATGAACATAGCCATCAAATTTATCTGTATTCCGTTGTTGGTTGCGGGCGTGGTGCTGCAAGCCGTACGCCTGGAGGCCAAGGACCAGCGCATTGATACGTTGGAGCGCGACCTGCGCATGGCCGAATATCAGGTGGAGACCGCCACCCGGACGCTGGCCGTTACCCAGGCGCTGCAAAAGCGGCTGCTGGAGGGCAAGCGCGTCAAAACCGTCACGGTCACCGCATATAACCCCCATGAAGACCAGTGTGACGCGGATCCCCTGGTGGCCGCGAGCATGCGCAAGGTACGCACCGGCACCATCGCGGTTTCCCGCGACCTGTTTGACCAGGGCTGGGTGTTCGGCAAAAAGGTCCGCATTGAAGGACTGGGCATTTTTGAAATCAACGACCTGATGAACAAACGATTCTCCCGCAGTGTGGACGTCTTCATGTGGGATGAATCCCAGGCGCTTT